One Acidobacteriota bacterium genomic region harbors:
- a CDS encoding cystathionine gamma-synthase translates to MGFATECIHAGQEPEETTGAVAIPIYQTSTYVQPELGRHKGFEYARTGNPTRLALEKNLAVLEKGKTGHCFASGMAAIDTVMKLLARGDHVVAAANMYGGTFRLFHHVLERFGLEFSYIDTSNLDEVRKAIREETKMLFLETPTNPMMSITDLEACAGIAHERDILVVVDNTFASPFLQQPLMLGADIVVHSTTKFLNGHSDSVGGAVICADSEIGERIGFLQNAAGGILSPFDSFLVMRGIKTLAVRMEKHCANGEAIARYLENHSKVEKVNYPGLPSHPQHQLAKKQMRGFGSMISFELGSLENAKKFLDRVRLCSLAESLGGVESLISHPETMTHASVPPEDRNKLGITSGLVRISVGIEDLEDIISDLENAFDGV, encoded by the coding sequence ATGGGTTTCGCCACCGAATGCATTCACGCGGGTCAGGAGCCGGAGGAAACCACCGGCGCCGTCGCGATCCCGATCTATCAGACCTCGACCTACGTCCAGCCGGAGCTCGGCCGGCACAAGGGATTCGAGTACGCGCGTACGGGCAACCCCACACGGCTGGCTCTGGAGAAGAATCTCGCAGTTCTCGAAAAAGGAAAGACCGGACATTGCTTTGCCTCCGGTATGGCTGCGATCGATACCGTGATGAAGCTCCTCGCCCGCGGTGATCACGTCGTCGCCGCCGCGAACATGTACGGAGGGACGTTCCGGCTCTTCCATCACGTGCTCGAGCGCTTCGGGCTCGAGTTCAGCTACATCGACACCTCGAACCTCGACGAGGTTCGCAAAGCCATTCGGGAAGAGACGAAAATGCTCTTTCTCGAGACACCGACCAATCCGATGATGAGCATAACCGATCTCGAGGCCTGCGCCGGTATTGCACACGAGCGCGACATCCTCGTGGTCGTGGACAACACATTCGCCTCCCCATTCCTCCAGCAGCCGCTGATGCTCGGCGCCGACATCGTCGTTCACTCCACCACGAAGTTTCTCAATGGTCACTCCGACTCGGTCGGCGGCGCGGTCATCTGCGCCGATTCGGAGATCGGTGAGCGGATCGGCTTCCTGCAGAATGCGGCGGGCGGCATTCTCTCGCCGTTCGATTCGTTTCTCGTGATGCGGGGAATCAAAACGCTTGCGGTACGTATGGAGAAACACTGCGCAAACGGAGAAGCCATTGCGCGTTATCTCGAAAATCACTCGAAGGTCGAGAAGGTGAACTATCCCGGTCTTCCTAGTCATCCTCAGCACCAGCTCGCAAAGAAGCAGATGCGCGGATTCGGATCGATGATCTCGTTCGAGCTCGGTTCGCTCGAGAACGCAAAGAAGTTTCTCGACCGCGTGCGACTCTGCTCCCTCGCGGAATCGCTCGGCGGGGTCGAGTCGCTGATCTCGCATCCCGAGACGATGACTCACGCGTCGGTTCCGCCAGAGGATCGGAACAAGCTCGGAATCACTTCCGGTCTCGTCAGGATCTCGGTCGGGATCGAGGACCTCGAGGACATCATCTCCGACCTCGAAAATGCATTCGACGGCGTGTGA
- the cysK gene encoding cysteine synthase A: protein MNTKPSKPVDSVLDLIGGTPIVRLGNLTEPGWASLYAKLEFMSPGFSVKDRLGIGLIRHGEREGLIRKGSTIVEPTAGNTGIGLALVGARLGYRIILVVPEGYSVEKQKLMKALGGTVVNTPADDGMKAAIEKAHEIAAGIEGAWVPQQFASPANAEIHYQTTAVEIWEQMEGRVDAFVAGSGTGGTFTGVARYLREQNPKVLAVLVEPQGSVLGGGEAGPHDVEGIGASFIPESVDLSLADSIVMVRDAPAFRMVRRLALEESVLGASSAGANVHAALDVCRDLGEGKNVVTIIPDSSERYLSKDIYDWKEPEED from the coding sequence TTGAATACGAAACCCTCGAAACCAGTCGACTCGGTCCTCGATCTCATCGGCGGTACCCCGATCGTACGCCTCGGAAACCTTACCGAGCCCGGCTGGGCCAGTCTTTACGCGAAGCTCGAGTTCATGAGCCCCGGGTTCTCGGTGAAGGACCGGCTCGGGATCGGTCTGATCAGACACGGGGAGCGCGAAGGGCTCATCCGCAAAGGCTCGACGATCGTCGAGCCGACGGCCGGCAACACCGGGATTGGTCTCGCGCTCGTCGGCGCACGGCTGGGTTACAGGATCATCCTCGTGGTTCCCGAAGGCTACTCGGTCGAGAAGCAGAAGCTGATGAAAGCGCTCGGCGGCACGGTCGTCAACACGCCGGCGGACGACGGGATGAAGGCCGCCATCGAAAAGGCTCACGAGATCGCTGCCGGGATCGAAGGCGCCTGGGTTCCGCAACAGTTCGCAAGCCCGGCCAATGCAGAGATTCACTACCAGACCACCGCCGTCGAGATCTGGGAGCAGATGGAAGGCCGCGTCGATGCCTTCGTGGCCGGCTCCGGGACGGGAGGGACATTCACCGGCGTTGCGCGGTATCTGAGAGAGCAGAACCCGAAGGTCCTCGCGGTTCTGGTCGAGCCACAGGGCTCGGTGCTCGGAGGAGGAGAAGCAGGGCCCCACGACGTCGAAGGGATCGGAGCCAGCTTCATCCCGGAATCGGTCGACCTTTCGCTGGCCGACTCGATCGTCATGGTCCGTGACGCTCCCGCCTTCAGAATGGTCAGGAGACTCGCCCTCGAAGAGAGCGTTCTCGGTGCATCTTCTGCAGGAGCGAATGTCCACGCAGCGCTCGATGTCTGCCGCGATCTCGGCGAAGGGAAGAACGTCGTCACGATCATCCCCGACAGCTCCGAGCGCTATCTCTCGAAGGACATCTACGACTGGAAAGAACCCGAGGAGGATTGA
- a CDS encoding MFS transporter: MSRTTAWALYDFANSAFATLIVTFIFGPWFTQHVASDPDTGSILWTRALNLSAIIVALSTPLLGAMADESGRRKRFLMIATFVCAAGTAGLWFVGPGDVLFALALFVVANTAFEAGIVFYNAFLPDVSTPETIGRVSGAGMGLGYVGGLICLGIALWMIMGVGSHLVTATYLLVAVWVIVFALPMFVTVPESQKKSEMSVPEATRAGFRSLVETFRHLRELRHAFRLIIARLIYNDGLVTVFGLASIFAGITFGLETQDIIILGIVLNVAAGFGSWAMGWVHDRIGGKRTIAITLVLLFLATAIGVSGGIRLFWVCAIVIGAMVGPNQAASRGLLSELVPDHKQGEFFGLFAFSGKITSFLGPLTYGLIVVATGSQRWAMGSISLFFLLGLAMLATVDEKEGMEMKRQGSGIRDQGSG, encoded by the coding sequence ATGAGCCGAACCACCGCGTGGGCGTTGTATGACTTTGCGAACTCCGCTTTCGCCACGTTGATCGTCACCTTCATCTTCGGTCCCTGGTTCACCCAGCACGTCGCCTCGGATCCCGATACCGGGAGCATTCTCTGGACTCGAGCGCTCAATCTTTCGGCCATCATCGTGGCGCTCTCGACTCCGCTTCTGGGCGCGATGGCGGACGAGTCGGGCCGGCGGAAGCGGTTTCTGATGATCGCCACGTTCGTTTGTGCAGCAGGGACGGCCGGGCTCTGGTTCGTCGGGCCGGGGGACGTTCTCTTTGCGCTCGCCCTGTTCGTCGTCGCGAACACCGCCTTCGAGGCGGGGATCGTCTTCTACAACGCGTTTCTTCCCGACGTCTCGACTCCGGAAACGATCGGACGCGTCTCGGGTGCCGGGATGGGACTCGGGTACGTCGGGGGTCTGATCTGCCTCGGGATCGCGCTCTGGATGATCATGGGAGTCGGCTCCCATCTGGTGACCGCGACCTATCTGCTGGTCGCCGTCTGGGTGATCGTCTTCGCCCTTCCGATGTTCGTGACGGTCCCGGAGTCGCAGAAGAAGAGTGAGATGTCGGTTCCGGAGGCCACCAGGGCGGGTTTTCGAAGTCTCGTCGAGACGTTCCGCCATCTCCGCGAGCTTCGCCATGCGTTCCGGCTGATCATTGCGCGGCTCATCTACAACGACGGACTCGTGACAGTCTTTGGTCTCGCCTCGATCTTCGCGGGCATCACCTTCGGACTCGAGACCCAGGACATCATCATCCTCGGGATCGTGCTCAACGTCGCGGCGGGATTCGGATCGTGGGCGATGGGGTGGGTGCACGACCGAATCGGAGGCAAGCGGACGATCGCGATTACGCTCGTGCTCCTCTTTCTCGCGACGGCGATCGGGGTTTCCGGCGGAATCCGCCTTTTCTGGGTTTGCGCGATCGTCATCGGCGCGATGGTCGGACCGAACCAGGCGGCGAGCAGGGGACTCCTTTCCGAGCTCGTTCCGGATCACAAGCAGGGAGAGTTCTTCGGGCTTTTCGCCTTCTCCGGGAAGATCACGTCGTTCCTGGGGCCGCTGACGTATGGTCTGATCGTCGTGGCGACCGGAAGCCAGCGGTGGGCCATGGGATCGATCTCGCTCTTCTTCCTCCTCGGGCTCGCGATGTTGGCGACGGTGGACGAGAAGGAGGGGATGGAGATGAAGAGGCAGGGGTCAGGGATCAGGGATCAGGGATCAGGGTGA
- a CDS encoding AI-2E family transporter translates to MSSFSGRVFIVLLMIAAFLAIWKAREILLVASLGVLLGVGLTPIIDRLERHRIRRGFGVVLALFAVAGLIWGLYLIIGPSIGRQVTEIREDLPEALHRTWTSVRAALPGEELPSREELKEAMRDQAAEDLGGVGEHLIGIFRGLAGAVAGFLLVIAVACYTAANPRLYSRSFLMLIGEDRRPRVSAGLDAVADTWRQWLFAQFISMLVIGALTTLALWLLDVRAPLALGLLAGISEFIPVFGPLLSAIPALAIAFVDSPGKALGVLVAYLVIQQIESNVVTPLIMKKAVHIPPVITILAGSLMVIFAGFAGLLMAVPLVAAFTAVGRVYFGDEFLA, encoded by the coding sequence GTGTCCTCATTCAGCGGCCGGGTGTTCATCGTCCTGCTGATGATCGCCGCTTTTCTCGCGATCTGGAAAGCCCGCGAGATTCTTCTCGTCGCCTCTCTCGGCGTCCTGCTTGGCGTCGGACTGACCCCGATCATCGACAGGCTTGAACGGCATCGCATTCGCCGCGGATTCGGAGTCGTGCTGGCGCTCTTCGCAGTCGCCGGCTTGATCTGGGGCCTCTATCTGATCATCGGGCCGTCGATCGGCAGGCAGGTGACCGAGATTCGGGAGGATCTCCCCGAAGCGCTTCACCGGACATGGACCAGCGTCCGGGCTGCGCTTCCTGGTGAAGAGCTTCCGTCACGGGAAGAACTGAAGGAAGCGATGCGGGACCAGGCCGCCGAGGATCTCGGAGGGGTCGGCGAACATCTCATCGGCATTTTTCGCGGGCTGGCCGGCGCGGTTGCGGGATTCCTCCTCGTGATTGCAGTGGCCTGCTACACGGCGGCCAATCCTCGTCTCTACTCCAGATCTTTCCTCATGCTGATCGGAGAGGACCGGCGCCCACGGGTCTCAGCCGGTCTGGACGCGGTTGCGGACACCTGGCGTCAGTGGCTGTTCGCGCAGTTCATCAGCATGCTTGTAATCGGCGCCCTCACCACGCTGGCACTCTGGCTTCTGGATGTTCGTGCGCCTCTTGCGCTCGGGCTCCTCGCAGGCATATCGGAGTTCATCCCGGTATTCGGCCCTCTTCTCAGCGCCATTCCCGCGCTCGCCATCGCTTTCGTCGACAGTCCCGGGAAAGCGTTGGGCGTTCTGGTCGCATACCTCGTGATCCAGCAGATCGAGAGCAATGTCGTCACCCCACTGATCATGAAAAAGGCGGTGCACATCCCTCCGGTGATCACGATTCTCGCGGGCTCCCTGATGGTGATCTTCGCAGGATTCGCGGGCCTGCTGATGGCAGTCCCCCTGGTAGCGGCCTTTACGGCCGTCGGTCGCGTCTATTTCGGCGACGAGTTTCTCGCGTGA
- the rpmG gene encoding 50S ribosomal protein L33 produces MAAIREIIHLQCTECKRKNYSTTRNKKKTTEKLEMSKFCRFDRKHTVHKEVK; encoded by the coding sequence ATGGCTGCAATCCGCGAAATCATTCACCTCCAGTGCACCGAGTGCAAGCGAAAGAACTACTCGACCACCAGAAACAAGAAGAAGACCACCGAGAAGCTCGAGATGAGCAAGTTCTGCCGGTTCGACCGGAAGCACACCGTCCACAAGGAAGTTAAGTAG
- the secE gene encoding preprotein translocase subunit SecE, whose amino-acid sequence MAVSPTQWIPKTRDYIRETRSEMKKVTWPSRNEVVATTGVVLIAVIFFGIYLWLCDYAILAGVKTFFRQFGVDIP is encoded by the coding sequence ATGGCAGTCTCTCCAACACAGTGGATCCCGAAAACGCGCGACTACATCCGCGAAACTCGCTCGGAGATGAAGAAGGTCACCTGGCCTTCCAGAAACGAAGTTGTCGCCACGACCGGCGTCGTCCTGATCGCGGTCATCTTTTTCGGCATCTACCTCTGGCTCTGCGATTACGCAATCCTCGCGGGCGTCAAGACCTTCTTCCGGCAGTTCGGAGTCGACATCCCGTGA
- the nusG gene encoding transcription termination/antitermination protein NusG, protein MKTSEEKKWFIVHTYSGFEERVRQNLTQRIDALGLTEKFGEIRIPTETLVEMRSGKKREVQRKILPGYILVQMAMDDEGWHLVKSTPKVTGFVGAGKEPTPLTQEEVDQIFEQVEEAREKPKPKHQYEHGEQVRIIDGPFTNFIGVVEDVNLDRNTLRVMVTIFGRSTPVELNFLQVTRYDASEDSSAAPKR, encoded by the coding sequence GTGAAGACCTCCGAAGAGAAGAAATGGTTCATCGTCCACACCTACTCCGGATTCGAGGAGCGGGTGCGGCAGAACCTCACCCAGCGGATCGACGCTCTCGGCCTTACCGAAAAGTTCGGCGAGATCCGGATCCCCACCGAGACTCTGGTCGAGATGCGCAGCGGGAAGAAGCGTGAGGTCCAGCGGAAGATCCTTCCCGGCTACATCCTGGTCCAGATGGCGATGGACGACGAGGGATGGCATCTGGTGAAGTCGACCCCGAAGGTCACTGGATTCGTCGGCGCCGGCAAGGAGCCGACACCGCTGACCCAGGAGGAAGTCGATCAGATCTTCGAGCAGGTCGAAGAGGCCCGCGAGAAGCCGAAACCGAAACATCAGTACGAGCACGGAGAGCAGGTCCGGATCATCGACGGGCCCTTCACCAACTTCATCGGAGTCGTCGAGGACGTCAATCTCGACCGGAACACTCTCCGGGTGATGGTGACGATTTTCGGAAGGTCGACCCCGGTCGAGCTCAATTTCCTTCAGGTTACGAGATATGACGCGAGCGAGGATTCGAGCGCCGCGCCGAAGAGATAA
- the rplK gene encoding 50S ribosomal protein L11 produces the protein MAKKVTGQIKLQIPAGQATPAPPVGPALGQHGVNIMEFCKAFNARTQKEQGLIIPVVITVFADRSFTFITKTPPAAILLLRAAGLQKGSGEPNKNKVGKVTKAQVEEIAKLKMPDLNAASVEAAMRTVEGTARSMGLEVQG, from the coding sequence ATGGCGAAGAAAGTCACAGGACAGATCAAGCTGCAGATTCCGGCCGGTCAGGCCACGCCGGCACCACCGGTCGGCCCGGCGCTCGGCCAGCACGGTGTCAACATCATGGAGTTCTGCAAGGCGTTCAACGCGCGGACGCAGAAGGAGCAGGGTCTGATCATCCCCGTGGTGATCACGGTGTTTGCCGACCGCTCGTTCACGTTCATCACGAAGACGCCTCCGGCCGCGATTCTTCTGCTCCGGGCGGCGGGACTGCAGAAGGGCTCGGGAGAGCCGAACAAGAACAAGGTCGGGAAGGTCACCAAGGCTCAGGTCGAGGAGATCGCAAAGCTGAAGATGCCCGATCTGAATGCTGCTTCGGTCGAAGCCGCGATGCGCACCGTCGAGGGGACCGCCCGCTCGATGGGGCTCGAAGTCCAGGGTTGA